The genomic segment ATAAACTAAATGTTATGACatgaaaaaatattacaaaaattgCAGTTTCATAAAAGTTAAATCTTAGGACGTGAAATTTCCATTTCTTTAACCGACGTTAATGTTATTGTCTTTTAATTCAACTTTTAagatttttcttctttctttaaaATTACTCGTTCCTccatttattctttctttatctTCAAATCACTTCCAGATTTCAACTACTCGTTCTCAGACTCTTCTTCATCGCTCAACGAAACCTTCAATTTCATCATCAATGGCTTCCACAAAACCCTACCTCACCCTTTTCtccctcttcttcttcatcctttcCCTTTCAGCAACTCTCTGTTCCTCTGAATCTCCTTCTACTCCTTCCGTCTTTGATATTCTCCCTCAATTTGGTCTCCCTAAAGGTCTTTTGCCTGATTGCGTCAAGGACTACAGTTTCTCTCCCGATGATGGCAGATTCGTTGTTGACCTTGAGCATACTTGCTATATTCAGTTTGATTACTTGGTTTACTACGAAAAACGTATCACTGGAACTCTAAAAGTTGGCTCTATCACTGATTTGAAAGGGATTCAAGTCAAACGGTTTTTAATATGGTTTGATGTTGATGAAATTAGGGTTGATTTACCTCCTTCTGATTCAATTTACTTTCAGGTTGGTATTATTAATAAGAAGCTCAGTGTTGATCAGTTTCAAACCATTCATACTTGTCGCTCTGGACTTTCCACTTCGAGCGGCGACATTCGTGCTTGGAAGCAGATTTTTGAGGTAATCGTAGtgtaatcttaatttttaattgatcactgaTTTACGAATTTTTGTTAGGGATTCAAATTTtctgtaatatatatatatatatatatatatatatatatatatatatatatatatatatatatatatatatatatatatatcatcctTACTAGAATATATAAATGAGATATCAAGCTTTCAAAAAGATGGACAAGAAATCTCCTATTTACAAAATTTCATCTTTTTTCCCATAAACTTTTATATTTAATGAGTCATATTTGATTTTGAGGAATCCTATTTTTGAAATTGTCAATTATAAAATCTATTTCATATTGTCTTGATGGTGTAGTCTAAATTTGTTAGAGAGACTTTGATCTTGTTGTCTTGAATTGAACTTGGACATTTTTGATAGTAACCAATGGCTATTGGAAACATGTCTTCTTCTGTTAGTCTTTATTTTGTTCATATTCTGGAGTTATGTGTTAGCATTTGGTAATGCAATCTGGCCTTTTGTGGTACTTTCTGCATGGAATGCTTTCAGTATTGGATTATGTGttcatatgagtattatttgaGGTGGCGTCTTTTCAATATCATCATAGGAAGATTTGTTTTGTGGTTTGGGTATAATGTTACCAAAAACCTACCAACCTAGAGCCAGATCCATGCTGTTTTATTATATGTTGCCACAATTGCCCAATCATGATAGGATCAATGCCTTTTAAAGAAGTATTGTTTCAGTAAATGTTCATTGCATCCAAAACAATTCTTTTATGTGGTATAGCAAATCTTCTCTAATGTGTTGCAGTAGAGTCTGTGTTCATCCTCGGTAAATTGTTAGTTTCACGAGTTTGAACTTaaagaattttaattagaatataatCACTCAAAAGTTTTATATATATGGTGTGTACTGTGTAGCTGTGTTAAGTCTCATTTTTGCTCAGATTATGGAAGATGTTAAATGGTATTGAGGTTGGCTATGTGTGCTATCTTTAATATTTGCATAGCAATGTTCCTATGAACATGTATTTCGGAGTAAAAAGACGGACTGATGCTTATACAGAAAACAAAGTTATCCTATCGAGATCAAAATTCATCTCATTTTTAAATAGCAAGAGCGAAGATATTCCTATATTTGCATGCAGACCCGCTTAATCATATCCTCTCTGATACAAATGCTGAAACAATtgtattaatgttaattttagaACTTGATCAGCAGTTACTTCACCTTAGTTTTGTACTAATCACAGATGTTGGGTTTTGCTTGTAATTTTCATTCCCCTGATCTGCCTGTTTTACTTGATATGCAGCTTCCAGCTCCAGTCGACCAAGAAATCTCAATGCTGCTTACAGAGTAGAGGCAGTGCATCACTTGACAGTGATGAATGATGCATAGCTGCGTATTTTTTCTTCACTCCCCATAGTAGTAAAGCAGACTCTGAGATGGCCTTGCCGTAAAATGGATGTTTGGTCTCCGGACTGCTTAGAATTTAGTAATATGTAAATGACCTCATATTTTGAGGGTTTAATACTTCCTACAAGTGTAAAACTCCTTTGGTATTAGAATCGGAGAACATTATGTAGTACTATGTAGACTATCCCACCGTATGTGTGTAGAACTACATGTGATGGACTGAATTTCTATCTAGAAATCTATTTTCGGGTTTTCTACTAGCTTCTTATTTTATTCACTCAACCTTGTTTAGTTTGAGTGGAATTTGTGGTTTGTGCAGGGAATTCTTTGTTGAATGCTGTTCAATTTACTCTTACAATACAAGAACTCCAAATCGAGTTTGGAAGCaatcataataattaattaattcattatactTTGTGAATGCTTACTTTATCCCACATTCACAAGGATTACAAAGATGGCACTCCAATTGTCAATGGGTTGTTTGGTTGTTGTCGATTGATCAGCTTGTTTGACCTATTTAAAGGGCTTATTGCCTTTGTTAGCTTTTAAACTAACTAGAGTCAGATGTTAAAAGGAGATATTtggtgtaaaaaaaaaaaaatttaagaaatcttctttgtttattttggcttaaaagttgatcttttaaccaattgaaaagtcaaatagcaaatatatatatttttttgactttttaatcaattaataagctaaaaatttaaattaaaagttaatttaaaaatcatttatttaACACCCTGAAATTTCATAATTGTCCATTATACATCTATACACCATGTTATATTGCTTTTGTGTAACTATGCAAATTCATCTTTTACTAGCATTTATACATTAATGGGTGTTGTCTCATCACAAGAAGTGTTGgagtattttttaaataatatatttgtttgAGAATACTTCTAGATTGTTGGATTGAagatttaattgtttttttcatGTAATTATGTATGTCAATTGTCATTGTAAATTCCttaaatgaacataatcaaaaGTATATTGATTTAAGAGATAatgtcaaattttaaaaaagataaaaaaaaatagatcttattgattaattaaaaaatgtatTATTGTGGATGAAGTTgctataatttaaaaatgacaTCTAAGATAACCAGTACTGAAAAAGGCATGTGGAGAACAGGGAAGCTGTCACAGTCATTGCATTTGCTCAAATGTCCAAATATATTTGAGACACAATAGTGTGGTCCTTTCTACATTATAGTTGCCCATTCAACCAACCAACCACAACTTGACCATACATTATCCAAACTTCAATCCCAAAAAATCAAGATTGACTAATAAATCAATGGATTAATGTTACTACTTGTCTATATCGATATTCTCTCtctattcattttaatattttattatgttagagCTAAATTTATTATCAATGTTTGTATAATTCGAAAAACATGAGGTGTACACACTCTATAAGCTAAAgagataccatcccaaaaccatatgataaTGGGAAGAAGGACtccaataatttataatatgtaCACATCATTAATCCATTGATGTGGAACAAATCATCCCAACACTTCTCCTTTTCTTCAGCTTTCCAAGCGACCTCTTTATAAACTCTGTGAAAAACTACACATTTATTCTCGAAAATGGCTACCTTGAAGTGAAACTAGAAGAGCATCGTTgttatttagaattgaattattatttcattcttttaaatttgcactatataattttaaaaattcttatattttttagttgtttagTGCAAACTAATGGGACAAATTACACAAAGGTATGCTGTATCAAAAATCgttgttcttcattgaaaaGTGTAGCCACCTACCATGTCTTATACAACTTGATTAATATACTCATAAGTCAAAACTAAGAAATTGTAGTGCATTTATTGAAACAAGTTATAACCAAATTAACCTAACATGTAAACCTAATGGTAAGTCATGTCCAGTTTGAAGAATCAGATTTATTCACTAtactcttaaaaaaaattaagaacttcacataaataagaattaTATATAACTAACTAAACAAGTCTAGTTATAAAATCTAAACTCTAAAATAATTGTGTGAGTATCAAATGTAGTCGAATTGcgctttaattttttatttgccgACGGACTTATGATGCAACATTAGCTTCAAACTCATCCTAATGAAATGCCATTTTATGTCGTTGACTGACTAGAGGATTTCGATTACTCCTTGAGACGCTTacaaatcaattttttataatacttcCCATTTTTTTATCGACACTATCAAGGAACTTCTATTATCAATTTCTCATCTTCTGAACGTCCGTCttgttaggccgtgacaattcgtcacaagCCCACAGGACACCTATAGGCTCGGACTCATAAACCCACGGGTAATAAATGTTAACTTGTATACACACTTGATAAGGTTCACTCCTTCCCAAAAAATAATATGGTAATAGGGGGGGATTACCACAGGTATTATAAATAGGTCCATAACTCACTATCTTTAGTGATTTGAGATCTTCCTCACATGTAAAGTATTTTCAACATGGCTAACCCATCATCGGTTCTCCTTCTCCTGACATCCATAACATTCTCATAGATTACGATCTCCCAAAGGCAGTCATTTCAAATGGagtcaaatttttataatattgtctCCTACTCTCCTCCAGGCTCCAACAATGGAAGCTTTAGAGTAGAAATAGAGCATGCATGTTATGTCAGGTTCCGATCAATACAATACTTTTGACTCAAATTGTATCAGGTCCAATTCATTTTGCATAAGGGTTTACGTCAGGTCAACACTAATCCGAGTCGTGTCAAATTCAACTCGAGTCAAGACAATATACATGGGTTACAACATCACATTTGAGTCCACGTCTACAATAGGCTGACCTCGGGAAGTGGAGGCACAAACCAGTATGAGCGGGTCGTGGTGGGCCATTAGAGCAAGATCCAAGCACAAGCAAACTAAGGGTGTCGACAATGCTAGTCCTGAAGAGTTTTACATTGAGTCTTGTTCACAACcaaactttattatttttatttcagtaAGTACATTTTGAATTGGATTGTATTTAATTTGAAGAGGCTAGTAGGTTTTCAAGTTGTAATTTTAGACTTTCGCTGTCTTGTTATTTCgtcattactattttatttctttatcactagaacgtCATTGGTCCTAGAAGTGGTTTAATTTAATGTCTGATGTGTGGACCGAAATTCATATTTGTGTGAATTTATCTGGTTCACTTGATCCCACATCGAAGAATTAAAGAGAGGTTAACTTACATATATTCTTGATGGGCTAATTCTtctaataccaattggttttaggatgaacCTCATCGGATTTGTATGTAGTCAACTCTCTTCTTGTGTGGGTCTATTTACAATgctttcttattattgttacttaTTATCCCAACACCCGCTCACATTATGCGAACCCCATCAAGTTCGCATGTGAgataatcaattagggtagaaATGTCATTCTTTTCTGACCtaccatttaaatttttgatcGACCAATCGACTTTGATACCATTTTAAGTTGAACTGGACTTATGGTGAACGCCAATAAATAATTGGGAAACACGAGGTGCACCCACTTCATAAGTTAAAGAGATACCATCCAAAAAGCATATGGAAATAAGAGGAAATGTTCCAATGagttataaagtgtgcacaccatatTTAAGTCATCGATGTGTGATTATTCACCCGAACAAAATCACACAAATGTATCACATTGAATTAAGTTGCTAGATATTAGTGATAGTGACAAAAGTATAGCAAGATATAATGAAGAATTGGAGTGCCAAAGACTATGCCCTTCTCTTGGGGGTTATACAACCCTAAGTTTCACGCTTATGTACCTATGACATTTAGTCATTTACAGCAATAAAGGCAACCAACAAAATCACAAGAGTAGCattatttatacattttaataaacaCAATGTAAACCCCAAAAGAGTATCAACATTTGAACACCTTAAActccaaaaaattaaattcccTAGAATAAAAGGAATCAATTCCACCATATAACAAGACAAAACAACCACCAAAAAAAGATACATTTTAGCAAAgattatcatattaaaattttgtaaatcggctaaaatcaaatcataaaaaaagaCTTTTAAACCAAAAAGAAGAATTAAGCTTTACCAATGGAGCTTGAAGACGAAAACCCCCTTTTGCATTTGGAGATTCTTCAGCACTTAGTTTCATGAATGGGAAAGTTTTAATCTTTAAAACCCAGAAAACAATCTGCAGATCGAGTAGAATTTGATCTTCaaagtatgaattttggatCTAAACCCCAAGCAACTACCTTTCACAAACTAGTATACAACCCAAAAAACAATTCACAAGCTCAAAGAACTAAGCAATAATAAGTCCATTTTAGAGGACTTTTCCAAAACATGATTGAAATTTATTTCTTtccttttattaaaaaaattgggaATGCGAGAAAGAGTGTatttgatttttgtgttttgattttttagttggtGACAAGAAATAAAATTGTTTAGTACGACTATAAAGTAGGATTTCAAGTGAGaagtaaaaaaattatctttattTTCGATTTTTTAACTAGTTCATTGAAAAGCTCGAGGAGAAGGCGCAACTCCATTAAATGTTTGATGAGCATTGATGGTACATGGAAGACGAATCCTCAGGATATGAAGCAGGTCATCGAAGAGTACTTTTCACAGATTTCCCATTCGGGTTCTTTGCAGGATATGGATGACGCTCTTTTGGGATTATCACGTGTGGTCACTGAGGATATGAACGCTTGCCTGGACCAAGAACCTACTGAATCCGAAATCAAGGAAGCCCTTTTCCAAATGCATCCCACTAAGGCTCCCGGGCCCGATGGTATTCATGCTCTATTCTATAAGAACTTCTGGTCAATCGTTGAACAGGATGTTGTTGACCTTATGAAAAACTGGTGGCGTGGTTGGATTTCTTTGGGAGGCATCAACAAGACATGTATCACCTTGATCCCAAAATGCAAAGACCTAAAGCTTATGACTGAATTTCGGCCCATCAGCTGTTGTAATGTGATATACAAGATAATTTCGAAGGTGATGGCAAATAAATTGAAACCGTTCTTAGGCCACATCATATCTCCTAACCGGACAGATTTCATTCCGAAATGCCTTATAACAGATCTGCTCTTATTGCTTTTGAAGCCTTACATTCCATGAAGTGCAAATCCTCCTCCTCCGATGGCTCTCTTACTATCAAGCTCGACATAAGCAAAGCCTACGACCGAGTTGAATGGGTTTTCCTAGAAAGGGTGATGTTACAAATGGGATTCAGTGATGATTGGGTTAGGAGAATTATGAGTTGTATCACTAGTGTGCAATTTTGTTTTAAGCTCAATGGGAGTATTTTTGGCAACCTTGTTCCATCGTGGGGCCTTCGTCAGGGTGATCCTATCTCCCCATATTTGTTCCTTATCTGTGCCGATGCCTTCTTTTCCCTTCTCTCTCGAGCGGTCAGGTTGAATGATATCCATGGAGTCCGTGTTTGTCGAGGTGCCCCAGCtgtttctcatttattttttgctgATGACAGTATTATTTTTGCTAATGTGTCTTGTGTAGGAATGCTCCAATATAGCTAACATTATTAGTACTTATGAGCGAGCTTCTAGTCAAAAAGTTAATTATGAGAAGACTCAAATCTCCTTTAGCAAGAATGTTCTGCCTAGCTTAAGAGCCGAGATAGCATCTAGACTTACTGTAACTGAAGTGCTTCACCATGACAAGTATCTGGGCCTCCCTAACATCATGGGTCGATTGAAGAAGTCTATCTTTGCGTGTATTAAGGAAAGAATCTAGAAGAAGCTCCAAGGGTGGACAGAGAAATTTTTGTCTCACCCTGTAAAGAGCTGTTAATCAAGGTCGTGATCCAATCTATTCCTACTCATCTCATGAGCATATTCCGCATTCCGGATGGTGTGATCGATGATATCAACTCTATGGTGGAGAAGTTTTGGTGGGGTTCGACTAACGGCAACCCAAAGATGCACTGGCACAGCTGGGCTAGTCTTTGTTTCCCTAAGAACATGGGGGGAATGGGCTTTTGAGACATTGGGTGCTTCAACACTGCTCTCTTAGCTAAACAATTTCGGTGTATCCACCAAGGTGAGTGCCCTCTTCTTGTTGCTATCCTCAAAGCACGATACTTCAAACATTCAAATGTCCTCAATGCTATGCGTGGGTATGATCCTAGTTACACATGGCAGAGTCTTTAAAGGGCGAAATCTTTGCTTATGGAGGGTTTATGCTGGAGAGTGGGTAATGGGCTATCCATCGATCCATATGCTGATAAGTGGATCCCTTTTCATGGTGGTGCACGGAGCTTGGAGGTTAATAATACTGCTACTGGGGCGATGAGTGTTTGTGAGTTGATTGACTTTAATAGTGGCCACTAGAATCTAAGGACTCTCGGCCATGACATTGATGATGACACTCGAGAGGCGATTCTGAGTATCCCATTATCTAGCAACTGGCCTGTTGATAGTCTCTTTTGGTTACACACTACCGATGGTCGATACTTTGTCAAATCAAGCTACTGGTTAGGGAGGCTGGGGGCGATCAATAACCACACAAATGCTCATTCGGGGGCTGGTACTAGAACTTGGTCGAAACTATGGAACTTAGACTGCCCACCTAAGATGCGACATTTCCTATGGAGAGCATGTAAAGGTAGCCTTGCTACCAATCAAGAACAATTCAGATGACACCTTGCTCAAACCCCACGTAGTGATCGATGCCAGGACGAAGATGAAACCACTTGTCAtactgtaacaccccagaatttccgatcccttaacgaaaccaaaactgtaaaggacgggaggaaattcgggtgttacgtaaaagaaaaaaagaaaggaatttagttaaactttaattattaactttaaaaaggtgcgtaaaaattttggcagcatctgccttgaaATTTGACGCGACGAAGATTTAGACAAACGATAAATCATCATAATGAAGAGGCATCAATGGCCTCGTAACAGAATCACGGCGGAAAGGTCATCGCCAAGACCtctgtcgacatgctaagcatggatcgtggttcccatGTAAACGCTTGGGTTTTCCAAGCATAAAGATAATCCACTGTACAAGCCATTCAAGatactataacaaaatataaaacgatATAACTCTTTGCAGCGGAACGAATTACATCAAAAGGAGGACTCATGCCTCAACCAAAACATACACACTTTCAATTCGAAATCACATGTAGCGTCAAAAATGGTTCGAACAGGGCACGCGTCAAGGTTCTCACTcgatcccccccccccccatatgcaatgcaaggaaactccaaaacctgcaagacctatctacgacgcccctgctgctcaacgtaaAGTCATAGACCAAACgtgtcatagcagggccatcagagacaagccgtcaacaaggaaacaagcagtacacgtcagtatctagcaacaagttatacatgcaaccaacaatcaattcaacaaaacaAGGGAAGAAAGACactccaatgtataaaaatctactccaaccattcctcacttctgtgcacttctcaatgccttcaccattttctatttcttccttaattccacgtatcatcttttgtgactagaggccaccatattggggtttgcaagacccacatggcaacacctcagccaagggcggtgacggccatgccggcgcccaatggcaaagtatgatcatacccccgtacagcgaccatatatagatgatctatgcctccgggaactaaaccaactggggtaccaatccagtggagtcacagtaacatccaacttaatatctcatcaataagggactcattcccattccatctcatataatccaacattctaCTCTCGCGATATCAGAACTCAATCTCTACCATCTTGACAACTGATTTTCACTTGTAACACAAACTTAACAGTATTTAAATAGCAAATCATATTCAACCTAGCTCGTATAATATTATCAC from the Amaranthus tricolor cultivar Red isolate AtriRed21 chromosome 12, ASM2621246v1, whole genome shotgun sequence genome contains:
- the LOC130797125 gene encoding uncharacterized protein LOC130797125; amino-acid sequence: MASTKPYLTLFSLFFFILSLSATLCSSESPSTPSVFDILPQFGLPKGLLPDCVKDYSFSPDDGRFVVDLEHTCYIQFDYLVYYEKRITGTLKVGSITDLKGIQVKRFLIWFDVDEIRVDLPPSDSIYFQVGIINKKLSVDQFQTIHTCRSGLSTSSGDIRAWKQIFELPAPVDQEISMLLTE
- the LOC130828447 gene encoding uncharacterized protein LOC130828447; this encodes MKCKSSSSDGSLTIKLDISKAYDRVEWVFLERVMLQMGFSDDWVRRIMSCITSVQFCFKLNGSIFGNLVPSWGLRQGDPISPYLFLICADAFFSLLSRAECSNIANIISTYERASSQKVNYEKTQISFSKNVLPSLRAEIASRLTVTEVLHHDKYLGLPNIMGRLKKSIFACIKERI